The nucleotide window GTGTGAAAGGCGCTGCACAGGCGAAGATGGAAAAAGACGCGAAAGAGAACACCGAAAAGGGTGAAGCCTTCGCCACCAAATTCGCCAAAGAAAAAGGCGTGAAGAAAACTGACTCTGGCCTGCTTTATCAGGTTGAGAAAGAGGGATCGGGCGATGCGCCAAAAGACAGCGATACCGTTGTAGTGAACTACAAAGGCACGCTGATTGACGGCACCGAGTTCGATAACTCCTACACGCGCGGTGAGCCGCTCTCCTTCCGTCTGGATGGCGTGATCCCAGGCTGGACTGAGGGTCTCAAGCACGTGAAGAAAGGCGGTAAGATCAAACTGGTTATCCCACCACAGTTGGCTTACGGTAAAAACGGCGTTCCGGGCATTCCGGCTAACTCTACCCTGGTCTTCGATGTTGAGCTGCTCGACATTAAACCAGCTGCCAAAGCAGACGCAAACGCGCCAGCACCGGCAGAAGCCCCAGCGGCAACGCAGGCTAAATAATCTCTTAACCGCCACATCCCGTGTGGCGGTTTGCTTTTCTTCTGCAGCTTTTCCCGGTTTATGCGCTCTCTGGCATTTCATGACAAAGGTCAGGACAGGCGTTTCTGATATTTGATAGACTGTCCCCCACGCATTTTCATCAGAACGAGTCTGCCCTTGTGCCGTGCGACAGGCTCTTTAAAAGGGTGGTGTCTTAATGTCTGGTTCAATTTTTACCGGTGATCTGGCCGATCTGGAATTACTGGAACAGCATCCCTTCGCGCAAACTGACTTTGATATCCTTAAATCCTACGAAGCCGTGGTCGATGGGCTGGCGATGCTGATCGGTTCTCATTGTGAAATCGTGCTGCACTCGCTGGAAGATTTAAAGTGCTCGGCGGTCAGAATTGCCAATGGCGAACATACAGGACGAAAAATTGGCTCCCCTATTACCGATCTGGCTCTGCGGATG belongs to Erwinia pyri and includes:
- the fkpA gene encoding FKBP-type peptidyl-prolyl cis-trans isomerase — encoded protein: MKSLFKVTLLATTMAVALNAPLAMSAETTPATTAQQAPQQAPKNAAFKNDDQQSAYALGASLGRYMENSLKEQEKLGITLDKDQLISGVQDAFAGKSKLSDQEIEQTLQSFEARVKGAAQAKMEKDAKENTEKGEAFATKFAKEKGVKKTDSGLLYQVEKEGSGDAPKDSDTVVVNYKGTLIDGTEFDNSYTRGEPLSFRLDGVIPGWTEGLKHVKKGGKIKLVIPPQLAYGKNGVPGIPANSTLVFDVELLDIKPAAKADANAPAPAEAPAATQAK